A DNA window from Candidatus Methylomirabilis lanthanidiphila contains the following coding sequences:
- a CDS encoding coenzyme A biosynthesis bifunctional phosphopantothenoylcysteine decarboxylase CoaC/phosphopantothenate--cysteine ligase CoaB has protein sequence MTLSGKKIVLGVTGSIAAYKAIELVRELTKAGASVRVVMTESAQRFVAPLTFATLSRQAVLTDHAAWEAQMPHLAAAREADLVLIAPATAGTIARFAHGLADDLLSTLFLACTRPVVLAPAMDADMYCHPAVQENLARLRAWGVHMVGPATGELASGVRGPGRLAEINEIVQTVAEILCPQRNLSGEVVLITAGPTREPLDPVRYLSTRSSGKMGYALAEEAIARGARTILVSGPSALPPPAGVECIRVETALQMRAAVLDRLAETTVVIKAAAVSDYRSAHAAESKLTKRDAPMTLDLVPNPDILHEIGEQKGTRFVVGFAAETQELIPRARRKLAAKHLDLIVANDVSQEDAGFGSDNNQVVLLDSAGGVEPLPLLSKREVARRILDRVVGLRKKQGVGYGV, from the coding sequence ATGACGCTGTCAGGTAAGAAGATTGTGTTGGGCGTAACCGGCAGTATCGCCGCCTATAAGGCCATCGAGTTGGTGCGGGAGTTGACCAAAGCGGGGGCCTCTGTTCGTGTCGTTATGACCGAATCGGCGCAGCGATTCGTCGCGCCCCTGACCTTTGCCACGCTCTCCCGGCAGGCGGTGCTGACCGACCACGCAGCCTGGGAGGCCCAGATGCCGCACCTCGCTGCTGCGCGAGAGGCTGACCTGGTCCTGATCGCCCCCGCGACCGCCGGTACCATCGCCAGGTTTGCCCATGGGCTCGCCGACGATCTACTCAGCACTCTCTTTCTCGCTTGCACTCGGCCGGTGGTCCTGGCGCCCGCCATGGATGCGGATATGTATTGCCACCCGGCCGTACAAGAGAATCTTGCGCGACTACGAGCCTGGGGCGTGCATATGGTGGGACCCGCAACAGGGGAGCTGGCCTCCGGAGTGCGGGGCCCCGGCCGGCTGGCCGAGATCAACGAGATCGTGCAAACCGTCGCTGAGATACTGTGCCCGCAACGCAACCTCAGCGGTGAGGTGGTGCTGATCACCGCCGGCCCGACGCGCGAGCCGCTCGATCCGGTCCGCTATCTAAGCACTCGCTCCTCCGGCAAGATGGGGTACGCCTTAGCGGAGGAGGCGATAGCCCGCGGTGCCCGCACCATCCTGGTCAGTGGTCCGTCCGCCTTACCGCCCCCTGCTGGAGTGGAGTGCATCCGGGTCGAAACCGCCCTGCAGATGCGTGCAGCGGTATTGGACCGGCTGGCCGAGACGACGGTCGTCATCAAGGCGGCCGCCGTCAGCGACTATCGCTCGGCTCACGCGGCCGAGTCAAAGCTCACGAAACGCGATGCGCCCATGACGCTGGACCTGGTACCGAATCCGGACATCCTGCACGAGATCGGCGAGCAGAAGGGTACGCGATTCGTCGTCGGCTTTGCAGCGGAAACCCAGGAACTCATACCGCGGGCGCGGCGTAAATTAGCGGCCAAGCATCTTGACCTGATCGTGGCAAACGACGTCAGTCAAGAAGATGCCGGTTTCGGCAGCGACAACAATCAGGTGGTCCTCCTCGATTCAGCGGGCGGGGTGGAGCCGCTGCCGCTACTGTCCAAGCGCGAGGTGGCGCGTCGAATCCTCGACCGCGTGGTGGGCCTGCGGAAAAAACAGGGTGTAGGGTATGGGGTATAG
- a CDS encoding DNA polymerase: MSETVGVDIEELRELIRQTRAHVRRQQLLGVERLYVAWPEHPGKPPEPSSTLAQVRQTLGECTRCKLHTGRKTIVFGVGNPQAWLVFVGEAPGADEDQQGEPFVGRAGQLLTRILEAMKLTREQVYICNIIKCRPPANRNPEPDEIAACEPFLVAQLQAIKPKLICALGTFAAQALLRTKEPISKLRGRFHDYHGIPVLPTFHPAYLLRNPHEKKTVWEDMKRLMREYEQLSNTEPLASAPEFS; encoded by the coding sequence GTGTCTGAGACAGTCGGTGTCGACATCGAAGAGCTTCGCGAGCTGATCCGGCAGACACGCGCCCATGTGCGCAGGCAACAGCTCTTGGGGGTGGAACGTCTGTACGTCGCGTGGCCTGAGCACCCGGGAAAGCCTCCTGAACCATCCTCAACCCTGGCTCAGGTACGGCAGACGCTGGGGGAATGCACACGGTGCAAGCTGCACACAGGTCGAAAAACTATCGTCTTTGGAGTCGGCAACCCGCAGGCTTGGCTCGTCTTTGTGGGAGAGGCACCAGGGGCGGATGAAGACCAACAGGGGGAACCTTTTGTTGGACGAGCGGGCCAGTTGCTGACCAGAATCCTTGAGGCGATGAAGTTGACCCGGGAGCAGGTCTATATTTGTAACATCATCAAGTGCAGACCCCCGGCCAATCGCAATCCGGAACCGGATGAAATCGCCGCGTGTGAACCCTTCCTGGTCGCCCAGCTTCAAGCCATCAAGCCGAAATTGATCTGCGCGCTGGGTACGTTTGCGGCCCAGGCCCTCCTTCGGACTAAGGAGCCGATCTCAAAGCTGCGCGGGCGATTTCACGACTATCATGGCATTCCGGTCCTGCCCACCTTCCATCCCGCTTATCTGCTGCGCAACCCGCACGAGAAGAAGACGGTCTGGGAGGACATGAAGCGCCTGATGCGGGAGTACGAGCAACTCAGCAACACGGAACCCCTCGCCTCAGCCCCAGAATTTTCTTGA